In Marasmius oreades isolate 03SP1 chromosome 3, whole genome shotgun sequence, a single window of DNA contains:
- a CDS encoding uncharacterized protein (BUSCO:EOG09264B3O; MEROPS:MER0013559) — MSSNRNSRHTPSPSSPIPTNTSKLPKFLQKGNNRDRSKSVNDSALSAAATERSSSSDSSSQLQSPTASGSKGPRKGSRFLGRKEKNNLEDDKPSSEVEDTPIIIEPGEGTPSVPIPRSRTRFERPVGGSSDNSGPHLSQTYTPTTSTSPRMSDLPTRLSGWFSHTFSSSSTDLSLPNLLNPHIHGQSSNNGSPRAKSGASALLTVAKHGKGHLDKAMRYLLDSDATPDKCTDPIWLLGVQHKGYEPPPLLSSPSQGNDLPGGRRTSVDAKGKTHVSPSPSFRSSTGPKHPQKHSISQSQNNLSQSQPPSSRDSLVHSTSTSTSLSSSLSSSISTTPTPSAASASNPKHPGANWPIEFYSDFTSKVWVTYRSQFTPIRDTSLSDLPLPSCEPLGDGTMSYVDTYKSDSNYSVRSVASSNNNLSTSPGSTGKKWNWVLPGLGGEKERGWTSDAGWGCMLRTGQSLLANALVFMWLGREWRIPETIIRSESYARYIQIVTWFLDTPEAPFSVHRMALAGKDLGKDVGQWFGPSTAAGAIKTLVHAFPQSGLGVSVATDGTLFQTDVFTASHSSTTAPASSRGSTFSSPSLGRRRHHHTTSSWGDRPVLLLLGIRLGIDGVNPIYYETIKMLYTFPQSVGIAGGRPSSSYYFLGSQSDNLFYLDPHHARPSVPLRPPPPIDILSFGDAPNKTLESDLARDKDRSKMQKTNRTSRISQRGGALKRVVTPTSPSSVKTTGSSTFSYHAPTSPSPLQKEYSSTSHSESSSSRDSGIRAQGLPSADETSRSHPPSRTESLVLITPSASTEMGNISEMEYSEIAGSGLTPFQEHLISTYSVAELRTFHCDRVRKMPLSGLDPSMLIGFLCKTEVEWVDFRRRVGELPRTIFSIQDEPPTWPNDSDDNMGLESISDPEDVADLDVDDDADTSAEVPDDDQDEDEEEKFYDTRSTSASVTSRNEREERGRSEEVDTEEDPVDPITPGPSSTKFTVTTAEGTQDSPSGSDDLEDDWVDPSVPTSPMLTPQPTHQPEIADTDAIPVVVPRLSKSKSNGSSASGKKKKGKKNQQPVPVPRIKVPLPPSKESFPFPVAATSDDGTEWSASSSSSGGVEALAQEKRMHTARARDGGRTQSGGVKGILTDEWTDTQQ; from the exons ATGTCTAGTAACAGGAACTCGCGACACACACCCTCCCCTTCATCCCCAATACCCACAAATACCTCTAAATTACCCAAGTTTCTCCAGAAGGGAAACAACCGTGATAGATCGAAATCAGTGAATGATTCAGCACTTTCCGCTGCTGCAACAGAAAGGTCGAGTTCTTCGGACAGCTCAAGCCAGCTACAATCTCCAACGGCGTCTGGCTCCAAGGGACCTCGCAAGGGTAGCCGGTTTCTTGgtaggaaggagaagaataaTCTCGAAGACGATAAGCCCTCATCCGAAGTCGAAGATACTCCAATCATCATCGAACCGGGGGAAGGCACTCCTTCTGTCCCAATCCCTCGTTCTAGGACACGTTTTGAGCGTCCTGTTGGCGGGTCGTCCGATAATTCTGGACCACATCTTTCGCAAACATATACCCCTACAACCTCTACATCACCACGCATGAGCGACCTTCCAACCCGCCTATCAGGGTGGTTCTCCCACACATTCAGTTCTTCTTCTACCGATTTGTCTCTTCCGAATCTCCTCAACCCTCACATTCATGGTCAAAGCAGTAACAATGGATCACCGCGAGCCAAAAGTGGCGCATCAGCTTTACTGACCGTCGCCAAACACGGAAAAGGCCACCTCGACAAAGCCATGCGATATCTGCTGGACAGCGACGCAACGCCCGACAAATGTACCGATCCGATATGGCTGTTAGGTGTGCAACATAAGGGGTATGAGCCGCCACCGCTGCTATCATCACCATCCCAGGGTAACGATTTACCCGGAGGTCGAAGGACCTCCGTCGATGCTAAAGGGAAAACTCACgtatctccttctccttccttcaGATCCTCCACTGGACCGAAACATCCTCAAAAACATTCCATCTCTCAATCGCAAAATAACTTATCTCAATCCCAGCCACCCTCCTCTCGCGACTCGCTCGTTCattccacatccacatccacgTCCCTCTCCTCTTCTTTGTCCTCCTCCATATCTACGACTCCTACGCCATCTGCAGCATCTGCCTCCAACCCCAAACACCCGGGAGCCAATTGGCCTATTGAATTTTATTCCGATTTCACCAGTAAGGTTTGGGTTACTTATCGTTCCCAGTTCACTCCAATCAGGGATACAAGCCTTAGCGATCTACCTTTACCTTCTTGCGAGCCGCTAGGTGATGGTACAATGAGTTACGTCGACACCTATAAAAGTGATTCCAACTATAGTGTCAGGAGTGTTGCGTCCAGCAACAACAATTTATCAACGAGTCCAGGTTCTACTGGCAAGAAATGGAATTGGGTTCTTCCAGGACTAGGGGGGGAAAAAGAGCGCGGTTGGACCAGCGATGCTGGATGGGGTTGTATGTTGAGGACTGGTCAGAGTTTGTTGGCAAATGCGCTAGTTTTCATGTGGTTGGGGAGGG AGTGGCGAATACCCGAGACGATCATTCGCAGTGAATCGTATGCCAGATATATCCAGATCGTGACATGGTTTTTAGATACGCCTGAAGCACCCTTTAGCGTGCATCGGATGGCCTTGGCTGGCAAAGACCTCGGAAAAGACGTTGGACAGTGGTTCGGACCTAGCACTGCTGCCGGTGCCATCAA AACCTTGGTGCATGCTTTTCCCCAGTCCGGGCTGGGTGTTTCTGTCGCTACAGATGGAACATTGTTTCAGACTGACGTTTTTACAGCTTCCCATTCCTCTACCACTGCGCCGGCTAGTTCTC GCGGATCCACGTTTTCTTCGCCTTCGTTAGGACGGCGCCGTCATCATCATACCACATCGTCCTGGGGCGATCGCCCCGTACTTTTGTTACTCGGTATCAGACTGGGTATAGACGGTGTCAATCCAATCTATTATGAAACCATCAAA ATGTTATATACATTTCCTCAGTCTGTTGGTATTGCTGGTGGACGTCCCAGTTCGTCCTATTACTTCCTGGGATCGCAATCAGACAACCTGTTCTACCTCGATCCCCATCATGCCCGGCCAAGCGTACCTTTGCGACCCCCGCCTCCTATTGATATTCTCAGTTTTGGGGACGCACCCAACAAAACCCTGGAATCAGATCTTGCTAGAGATAAAGATCGCTCGAAGATGCAAAAGACGAATAGAACCAGCCGAATATCTCAACGGGGAGGGGCACTGAAACGGGTTGTGACACCTACCTCTCCATCGTCTGTGAAAACCACTGGGTCGTCCACCTTTTCTTATCACGCTCCGACGTCGCCTAGTCCGTTACAAAAGGAGTACTCTTCAACGTCGCATTCAGAGTCTAGTTCAAGCAGGGATAGTGGTATCAGAGCACAAGGTCTACCTAGTGCGGACGAAACATCTCGCTCTCATCCCCCATCAAGAACGGAGTCTCTAGTCCTGATTACTCCAAGTGCCAGTACAGAAATGGGTAACATTTCCGAGATGGAGTATAGTGAGATTGCCGGGAGTGGGTTGACCCCTTTTCAAGAACATCTCATTTCTACATATAGTGTGGCAGAATTGAGAACCTTCCACTGTGATAGGGTTCGAAAGATGCCGCTGAGCGGGCTAGACCCAAGCATGCTCATAGGGTTCCTATGTAAAACTGAGGTTGAATGGGTGGATTTCAGAAGGAGGGTTGGAGAG CTTCCGCGGACTATTTTCTCAATACAAGATGAACCGCCCACATGGCCCAATGATTCAGATGATAACATGGGATTGGAATCTATATCAGATCCAGAGGATGTTGCGGACTTGGATGTGGACGATGATGCGGATACTTCAGCCGAGGTACCCGATGACGACcaagacgaagatgaagaggagaagTTTTACGATACGCGATCGACATCTGCCTCTGTTACTAGTCGGAATGAACGTGAAGAGAGGGGTAGAAGTGAAGAGGTGGACACCGAAGAAGACCCCGTAGATCCTATCACGCCGGGCCCGAGTTCCACCAAGTTTACTGTTACTACTGCGGAGGGGACACAGGATTCTCCGTCAGGAAGCGACGATCTTGAAGATGATTGGGTGGATCCTTCAGTACCGACTTCACCGATGCTTACGCCTCAGCCAACACACCAGCCTGAAATAGCGGATACCGACGCAATACCAGTTGTCGTTCCTCGGCTATCCAAGAGCAAATCAAACGGTTCATCGGCCTctggaaagaaaaagaaagggaagaagaatcaACAACCTGTGCCTGTGCCACGGATCAAGGTACCTTTACCTCCCTCGAAGGAGTCGTTCCCATTTCCGGTAGCTGCTACCTCCGATGACGGGACGGAATGGTCggcgtcttcctcttcatccggTGGAGTTGAAGCCCTTGCTCAGGAGAAGAGAATGCACACTGCGAGAGCGAGAGACGGTGGAAGAACACAAAGCGGAGGTGTTAAAGGGATTTTGACTGACGAATGGACAGATACACAACAATGA
- a CDS encoding uncharacterized protein (MEROPS:MER0002694): MPCPHLKQIASLPSPKLSQSIHREECTQCFDGQDSDAGVDVCLNCFNGGCLSMQDGGNGHASLHAQKFGHGFTINVKRRLKPAVEEASRRDLDGEPPLKMTKVAIMEEREEDKYDYTTAIRCYKCNPDGIAVPETELNDQPQIGNLMKDVMATQSSARKSEVQAWEEEILPCEHTLMLQQVQLSKEGLEKVVGQGAHCTSCSLTSNLWLCLTCGNLGCGRSQFGGVDGNSHGLAHFEMTRHTGEVHPVSVKLGTITAEGSADIYCYMCNDSKLDPELAKHLATFEIRVETQTKTEKSMTELQIEQNLKYDFSMTGDDGGALEPLFGGGLTGLKNLGNSCYMASVLQMLFSIPAFQGKYNLHGSSWAQTHTLTCNSIAPADCIECQMIKIADGLLSGRYAKKAISLLAEDDVNAPRFQEGLKPSMFKALAGKGHAEFATMKQQDAEEFLVHLLEVLRREKRRKTGGQSSDNEPDPTTVFTYGTEQRLQCATGCGKVRYRVDGGMDVVSVSVPAVEKKRKHELGEDVDMKDASDKKSEEGKREYEEVALTQCIDDAFYGVESIDEWTCSECKNKGAVKQVRFASFPEVLVIHAKKFQLVNWVPAKLDIPIILPPDDILTFDDRHLGKGLQPGEIELPEDETSAPTLPQFDEGAMTQLTAMGFSEIRCQKALLATGGVSGGSTAAETAMEWLFAHMDDPDIDDPIQLSKSENGGGAYEPSLEQVSMLADMGFTNAQAKKALKETQGNVERAVEWLFSHPDDTGEDLAASSSGSTSEKTEVGGTRDVPISYKLMAFISHKGPSVHSGHYVAHVRKDERWVLYNDEKVVKADEESVKELKKLAYLYIFERV, encoded by the exons ATGCCTTGCCCCCACTTGAAACAGATTGCTTCGTTACCCTCGCCAAAACTATCTCAATCGATACACCGGGAAGAATGCACGCAGTGTTTCGATGGACAAGATAGTGACGCTGGAGTTGATGTGTGCTTAAACTGCTTTAATGGGGGATGTTTGTCGATGCAGGATGGTGGAAACGGACATGCATCTCTACACGCCCAAAAATTTGGACATGGGTTTACAATTAATGTGAAGAGGCGACTGAAACCTGCAGTTGAAGAGGCGTCAAGACGG GACTTGGATGGGGAACCACCACTTAAAATGACCAAAGTTGCTATCATGGAGGAGCGGGAAGAGGACAAATACGATTATACGACTGCTATCCGATGTTACAAGTGTAATCCGGACGGAATCGCCGTTCCTGAAACTGAACTGAACGATCAACCTCAGATCGGAAATCTGATGAAGGACGTTATGGCTACCCAGTCTTCAGCTCGGAAATCAGAGGTGCAAGCCTGGGAGGAAGAGATACTGCCATGTGAACATACTTTAATGCTCCAGCAGGTGCAGTTAAGCAAAGAAGGTCTTGAGAAGGTCGTTGGGCAGG GCGCGCATTGCACCAGCTGCAGTCTGACCTCCAATCTCTGGCTTTGCCTTACTTGCGGGAACCTGGGTTGCGGAAGATCTCAGTTTGGTGGAGTAGACGGAAATAGCCATGGTTTAGCGCATTTTGAAATGACGAGGCACACGGGAGAGGTCCATCCTGTCAGCGTTAAACTGGGAACTATCACTGCTGAAGGGAGTGCTG ACATttactgctacatgtgcaacGACTCTAAACTTGACCCGGAACTTGCCAAACACCTCGCCACGTTCGAAATCAGAGTGGAAACACAGACAAAGACTGAAAAGAGTATGACAGAATTA CAAATTGAACAAAACTTGAAGTATGATTTCTCCATGACCGGTGATGACGGAGGTGCACTTGAACCGCTCTtcggtggtggtttgaccGGATTAAAAAACCTCGGCAACAG CTGTTACATGGCATCCGTACTACAGATGCTGTTTTCAATTCCCGCTTTCCAAGGAAAGTACAACCTTCATGGTTCGAGTTGGGCCCAGACCCACACTTTAACTTGTAACAGTATAGCACCAGCGGATTGCATCGAATGCCAGATGATCAAGATTGCAGATGGCCTACTTAGTGGCCGGTACGCAAAGAAGGCTATCTCGTTGTTAGCTGAAGATGATGTCAATGCACCACGGTTCCAAGAGGGCTTGAAGCCCTCGATGTTCAAAGCACTGGCTGGAAAGGGGCACGCAGAGTTTGCGACAATGAAACAGCAGGATGCCGAAGAATTCCTCGTTCATCTGCTTGAGGTCCTCCGCAGAGAGAAGCGAAGAAAGACCGGCGGGCAAAGCTCTG ATAATGAACCGGACCCAACGACTGTATTCACATATGGCACTGAACAACGCCTGCAATGTGCCACAGGATGCGGCAAAGTAAGATACCGTGTTGATGGCGGGATGGATGTGGTCAGTGTTAGTGTTCCTGCTGTTGAGAAAAAAAGGAAGCACGAGCTAGGTGAAGATGTCGACATGAAGGATGCGTCCGACAAGAAGTctgaagaagggaaaagagaGTATGAAGAGGTCGCCCTTACGCAGTGTATCGACGACGCGTTTTACGGCGTCGAGTCTATAGACGAGTGGACATGCTCTGAGTGCAAAAACAAAGGCGCTGTCAA GCAAGTCAGATTTGCATCGTTCCCAGAAGTTCTTGTTATACACGCGAAGAAATTCCAGTTGGTTAACTGGGTGCCTGCAAAATTAG ACATTCCTATCATCCTGCCTCCGGATGATATTCTGACATTTGACGATCGACACCTTGGCAAAGGTCTTCAACCCGGCGAAATCGAGCTTCCTGAAGACGAAACAAGTG CCCCAACTTTGCCGCAATTTGACGAAGGGGCCATGACACAGTTGACAGCCATGGGATTTTCTGAGATACGGTGCCAGAAGGCACTTCTAGCCACGGGCGGTGTCAGCGGTGGATCCACAGCCGCAGAAACTGCTATGGAATGGCTGTTCGCGCATATGGATGATCCTG ATATCGATGACCCGATTCAACTCTCTAAATCTGAGAATGGCGGAGGCGCATATGAACCCTCCCTTGAGCAAGTAAGCATGCTGGCGGACATGGGTTTCACAAATGCACAGGCCAAAAAGGCATTGAAGGAGACT CAAGGAAACGTTGAGCGAGCCGTGGAATGGCTCTTCAGTCATCCAGATGATACTGGCGAAGATCTGGCCGCCTCCAGTTCCGGTTCTACTTCGGAGAAGACTGAGGTTGGCGGAACGCGAGATGTCCCTATTTCGTACAAACTCATGGCGTTCATATCGCATAAAGGACCCTCTGTGCATTCCGGCCATTATGTTGCGCATGTAAGGAAGGATGAGAGATGGGTACTGTACAACGATGAGAAGGTTGTAAAGGCGGATGAGGAGAGTGTTAAGGAGCTGAAGAAGCTGGCATACCTTTATATATTTGAGCGAGTATGA